One region of Mangifera indica cultivar Alphonso chromosome 3, CATAS_Mindica_2.1, whole genome shotgun sequence genomic DNA includes:
- the LOC123210384 gene encoding uncharacterized protein LOC123210384, with translation MEENNPNNGIISFVNLSNVASWVSTTVISAFFASLERCSCVNLTTTDPDDDEQEEAKDRPLTLTFTTNSQSPDHMV, from the coding sequence ATGGAAGAAAACAATCCGAATAACGGCATCATTTCTTTCGTGAATCTCAGCAACGTGGCCAGCTGGGTCAGCACCACCGTCATCTCCGCCTTTTTTGCCTCCCTCGAGCGTTGCTCTTGTGTCAACCTCACCACCACCGATCCCGACGACGACGAGCAGGAAGAAGCCAAGGACCGCCCTCTCACCCTCACCTTCACCACCAACTCTCAGTCTCCCGATCACATGGTTTAG